A region of the Nocardia asteroides genome:
GGTGCGACCCGCGGCGATCACCTTGCTCCAGCGCATGTTCCGCGCTCGATTCGTGAATTCCTCCACCGATACCGCCGTGCCCGCGGGCAATTCGATGTCGGCCCGGTGGCCGAGCAACTCGCGCACGCGGCTCAGATCGGTGCCCGCCGCGGCCGCGAGAAGCTCTGTGGTGGTGCGTTTTCCACCGCGCCCCACGCCGCCGAGCGCCTGCAACATGCCGAGCATCCCGCCGACGCCCTGGTTGGCGATCAGTTGCGGTCCGAGCTTCAGCGCCGCGGCGAACCCGGGCACGCCGGTGCGCAGCAGTTGCCAGATCATGCTCGCCAACTCCCAATGCGCGGCCAGATGGGCGATCTTCCAAGCCCCGTCCTCCTCGACCAGCCGATAGCGCAGATGCATCGGGACGAGCACGGTGGCGCCGGTCGACATGGTGGTGACGATGGTCAGGTCGCGCAGCACCGTCGGCGGGTGGACCAGGTCGCGGTCGACCCGGAAGGCGATGGTGTTCGGCCCGATGAAGGTGTCGTAGAAGCGTTCGATGGCGGCGCGGCCGACGTGCGGGCGGGAGCCCACCGGGTCGTTGACCTCGGCACCGTCGGCGAACAAGCCGACCCACGCCGACTTGTTGTGCGCCGCGACCGCGCGCGGTGAGGCCTCGACGACCGCGAGCAACGCTGCGGCCGAGGGATCCAGCGGCATGGCAGAACCTCCGTTGACGCGAGCCGGACTCGACACATGGTAGAACAAGTTCTAATTCGGCCGTCGCGCCTCCTCGTCCGCGTGTCGAGTGCGGCGCAGTTCGAGCCAAAACGCTGCATCGGATGAAATGGTCATTGGGCAGTTCCTGGTACTTCGAAGTTTGTGTACCAATCAATGATGCGGAAACGGTGCAATGGGTTCATTTCGGGCTACAGTCGGGTGATGGGCATCGACTATGCGAGCGTCATCGATCTACCCCGTTCCGAGGTGTTCGCCTGGCACGCTCGCCCCGGCGCGCTGACCCGCCTGGCGCCGCCCTGGCAACCGGTGTCGCCGCGCGCGGAGTCGGACTCGCTCTCCGATGGGCAGGCGGTGCTCGGACTGCCCGGTGGTCTGCGGTGGGTGGCCCGGCACGATCCCCGGGAATACGACCCGCCGCGCCGGTTCGTCGACGCGGTCACCATCGATGGAGTCGGCTCGCTGCCCGCCGGACTGCTGCCGTGGCGGCACACCCACGATTTCGAGGTCGTCGACGAGACCCGCACGCGGGTGGTGGACCGGGTGGACGCGCCGGTCCCCGCCACGGTGCTGCGCCCCATGTTCGCCTACCGCCACCGGCAGCTCGCCGACGATCTCGCGGCTCACGCGCGTGCGGCGCGGGAAGGTTTCCTGAGCAGGACGGTCGCGGTGAGCGGAGCGTCCGGGCTGGTCGGCTCGGCGCTGGCCGCGTTCCTGACCACCGGAGGGCATCGCGTGGTGCGGCTGGTCCGGCACGCACCGCGGGCCGCGGACGAAAGACAATGGGACACCGCTGATCCCGCGCCGGATCTGCTGGACGGCGTCGACGCGGTGGTGCATCTGGCCGGAGCGTCCATCGCGGGCCGCTTCACCGAGGGACACAAGCGCGCCGTCGCCGACAGCCGGATCGGGCCGACCCGGAAACTCGCCGAGGTGGCGGTGCGGGCGGCGGTACCGGTCTTCGTGAGCGCTTCCGCGATCGGCTACTACGGCTCCGATCGCGGCGACGAGACGTTGACCGAGCAGTCGACGCGCGGTGACGGCTTCCTCGCCGATGTGGTCGACGGGTGGGAGGCGGCCACGGTCCCCGCCGCCGAATCGGGTGTGCGGGTGGTGCGCGTGCGCACCGGGATCGTGCAGTCCCCGCGCGGCGGCACGCTGCGGCTGTTGCGCCCGCTGTTCGCGGCCGCGCTGGGCGGACGCATCGGCGACGGCCGCCAGTGGCTGTCGTGGATCGGCATC
Encoded here:
- a CDS encoding nuclear transport factor 2 family protein: MPLDPSAAALLAVVEASPRAVAAHNKSAWVGLFADGAEVNDPVGSRPHVGRAAIERFYDTFIGPNTIAFRVDRDLVHPPTVLRDLTIVTTMSTGATVLVPMHLRYRLVEEDGAWKIAHLAAHWELASMIWQLLRTGVPGFAAALKLGPQLIANQGVGGMLGMLQALGGVGRGGKRTTTELLAAAAGTDLSRVRELLGHRADIELPAGTAVSVEEFTNRARNMRWSKVIAAGRTVTASVRLGAVHGVAVVELATGGDSIAALRFYLDAD
- a CDS encoding TIGR01777 family oxidoreductase, whose amino-acid sequence is MGIDYASVIDLPRSEVFAWHARPGALTRLAPPWQPVSPRAESDSLSDGQAVLGLPGGLRWVARHDPREYDPPRRFVDAVTIDGVGSLPAGLLPWRHTHDFEVVDETRTRVVDRVDAPVPATVLRPMFAYRHRQLADDLAAHARAAREGFLSRTVAVSGASGLVGSALAAFLTTGGHRVVRLVRHAPRAADERQWDTADPAPDLLDGVDAVVHLAGASIAGRFTEGHKRAVADSRIGPTRKLAEVAVRAAVPVFVSASAIGYYGSDRGDETLTEQSTRGDGFLADVVDGWEAATVPAAESGVRVVRVRTGIVQSPRGGTLRLLRPLFAAALGGRIGDGRQWLSWIGIDDLIDVYHRALWDTAMSGAINAVAPQPVRNTEYTEVLAGVLHRPALLRVPGFGPALLLGSEGNRELASASQRVVPARLAAAGHRFRTPTLEPALRHLLGKSAT